The sequence below is a genomic window from Haloferax mediterranei ATCC 33500.
CTCATTAGCGGCCCGCCGCTAACTGGTAAGCGGTCGCTGGCGCTCGATATCCTCGAAGAAGGGACCCGAACCGGCGAAGGTGCAATCATCGTCACGACGAAAGACGGTGCAGACCGCATCCTCAAGGACTTCGGGAAACGGGTCGACTACGAGCAGAATCCAGTCTCCGCCATCGACTGCGTCACCAAACAGCAGGGTGTCGGCGACGTTCGCGACGACGAGCGAATCAAGTACACGTCGTCGCCGGTGGATATGACGGGAATCGGAATCAAGCTCTCCGAGGTACTCCAGGAGTTCTACCAAGACCGCGGGCTAGAGCAAAACCGCATCGTCCTCCATTCGCTGTCGACGCTCCTGATGTACGCCGACCTCCAGACGGTATTCCGGTTCCTCCACGTCTTCACGGGCCGTATCCAAAGTGTGGGCGGTCTCGGCCTATTCGTTATCGACGCCGACGCCCACGACGACCGGACGATGAACACCATCAAACAGCTGTTCGACGGCATTATCACGACTCACGAAGACGCTGCGCCCGATATCCGCCTCGCGGACCACTAACGGAATCATCACTGACTGCACTGCCGGTGCACGCTCGCACGGAGTTTTTACCCACAGGTCGTCTCCACACAGGTATGCCCATCACGAGCGACGACGAACTGCGCACGCTGTTCGACTACGAAACCATCGCGGTCGTCGGCTGTTCGGCGACGCCCGGCAAGGCGGCCCACGACATCCCCGAGTACATGCAGCGCCACGGCTATCGCGTGATTCCAGTCAACCCATTCCAAGACGAAATCCTCGGCGAGAAGGCGTACGACTCCCTTGCCGATGTCGAAGAAGACATCGACATCGTCGACGTGTTTCGCCCGTCTTCCGAGGCGGGCGGCATCGTTGACGACGCTATCGAGCGCGCAAACGAGCGCGGCGATATCAAAGCAGTCTGGCTCCAACTTGGCATCCGCGACGACGAGGCCGCAACGCGTGCCGAAGGAGCGGGTCTCGATTTCGTGCAGGACAAGTGCTACAAGAACGAGCACTCGCGGCTCATTGACTGAGCAGAACGTCCGAAGAGAGGGTGGAAACGAGGTCAACTCGTGACCGGTAACACACCCAGAACCGAGTTACTGCAGTTTCGTTAGCCTTCCCAGGACTCGAAGTCGCCGTAAATGCCCTTCGAGAGGTACCGCTCTGAGGAGTCAGGGAACACGGTCACGACAGAATCGTACGGGAGGTCGATTTCACCGGCGGCGGCGCGTTCGGCCACGTCGAGCGCGGCGAGAGAGTTCGCGGCCGCACTCGACGCGACGAGGTGACCTTCCTCCGAGGCGAGCCGTTGCATCTCGGCGTGGCTGTCTCGGTCGGAAATTTGGACGATTTCGTCGACTAACTCGGGGTCGAACAGTTCGTTGGTGTCGGGGTTGTGCGTACCGATTCCTTCGGTTTTGTATGGGGCTTCTTCCACGTCGCGGTCGTGGAGCGTGGAGTACAGCGAGCCTTCGGGTTCGACGGCGGTAACGAAGGTTTCTTCGTGGTGTTCGCGCCCGTATCGGGCCATTCCCATGAGCGTTCCCGCGGTCCCGCACCCGGCGACGAGCGCGCCGACTTCGTTGTCGAGGGTGTCGTAAATCTCCGGGGCGGTGGTCTCGTAGTGCGCTTCGGGATTGAGCGGATTCGAGAACTGCTGCGGAACGACGGCGTCGTCGAGTTCCTCGGCAAGTTGGTGAGCGCGGTCGATAGCGCCGCCCATACCGTCTTCGGTGGGCGTGTTCACCACGTCGGCACCGAGCGCGCGCATGAGTGTCTGCTTTTCGACGCTGAATCGTTCGGGGACGACGAACACGGCACGAATACCGAGTTGCCCGGCGGCGACAGCAAGACCGATACCGGTGTTTCCGGCGGTCGGTTCGACGACGGTTCCTCCCTCGGGGAGTTCGCCCGATTCGAGCATCTGTTCGAGCATGTACTTGCCGATGCGGTCCTTGACGCTCGCGCCGGGGTTGAACGACTCGAGTTTCGCGTAGACGGGTACCTCGTCGGGTGATGCGTGGACCCGGACGAGTGGCGTCTCGCCGATGGTGTCGAGCACCGAGTCGAAGGGTTCGCGGTGCGTGGTCATACGGGGGCAAATGTTGCCCCCGGTCCTGAACGTTTTCATCCGTTCGTCCGGGGTTCGTCGTCGGAGAAATAGCGGGGAAACCGGGGTTCGGAAGTCTACTGGTCCGTCGACGCGTTTTCGTCGCCGGCCGAATCAGCATCGTCGGACGCGTCGTCCGAGTCAGCGACCGAATCGGGCTGTACGTCCTCCGCTTCGGAGATGTGCGCCTGTGCGATGGCCGCGTCGAGGTCGACGCCTTGTTCTTCGGCAATCGCTTCGAGAATCGCCCGCTGTTCGGCGTTTTCGGCTTCGAGGCGGTCGACGCGCGCCTCCGTTTCATTGACGGTTTCTCTGACCTCGACGATTTGCTCGCGCAACTCGTTGAGCTTCTTGTACACGTCTTCGGCCATCTCTGCGACCTTCTGGAGCTTCTTTGCGGTTCCTCCGAGTGCCATATATCGCCCCTCGGACTCCGCGCTTGTACGAGTTCCGGTGCCAAATTATTGGGGGAGAGATGCATTGTCGGTCGAGGGTGACTGGTCGGTCCGGCGAGACTACCCGAGTTCGTTCGGGTCGACCCGAGACACGACGACGCGCAACCCTACGAGCGAAACGAGTCCAACGACGACCAGACCAATGACGGCGGCTCGAGCACCGAGACCGGCAGTCCCGAGCGCCAGTTTCGCCGCCGTATTCGCGGGGTTGAGCGGCAGGAGCGACGTGCCAGCGAAGACGAGGAGTACGCCGAGCGAGTAGAGCAGTTGCGACGTACGGCGGTCGGGTGCCGTAATCGCCACGGTTGCGCCGAGTGTAACGACCACGGCTGTGAGACCAGCGACCAGCCCGAACAGCCACGTGACGTTGTCGATGCCGGTTCCATTGAGTTGGAGGAGGAGCATCCACGCGACCGCCTGAATCGGAGCCAACCCGCCTGCCGCGAGGAGTTTTCCGTCCACGACCGCCGAGAAACTCACGGGTGCGACGCGGAGGAGTTCGAGCGTTCCGCGAGCAACCTCCTCGGTCAGTGAGTCCACGACGAGCGACCCCGAGATGAAGACGGGAAGGAACAACAGGAGCGGGACGAGCACCGTGTAGGTGAAGCCGAAGTACGGACTCGATTCTATCTCGACCGGCACGGGAAGCGGGTTCGTCGACAGGAACGCCCTCCGGTCGGCGCGCTCGTTTCGCTCCAGTTCGCGGAGTGCGTCGCGGAGTCGAACGACGACTGCCGTCGTCTCTACGCCCGTATCGGGCGCGACCGCCGAAACCTGTATGCGACCGTTCTCCCCCGTCGACGCCTCCAAGACGGCATCGACCTGCCGTTCTTCGAAGGCCGTCATCGCGGTCGACTGAGACGAGTACACGCGCCCGTCGAGTCCAGATTCGGACGCGACGGCGCGGAGCAAGTCCCTGACGGCATCCTCGTCGCCGGTGATGGCGACCTCGACCTGATAGCTCGCCGCACCCGGGTCGTACAGCGAGACGAGACCAACGACGAGGAACGACGAGAACGCCGCCACGAACAACTGGATGGCCAGCGCCAGTACGATGGTCTTCTCCTTCCGTAGACTACCGAGTTCGCGCCGAGCGATGGCGAATCGTGGGTTACCCAAGGGCCGTCACCACCTGCAGGTTGTAGACGAGGTGAATGCCAATCGCCCCGACGAGCGATAGAGCGTAGGCGGATTTCCCCCGACTCGCGCCGAGTGCGGTGACGCTT
It includes:
- a CDS encoding RAD55 family ATPase, which gives rise to MYNLGADLDVEVEPGTNLLISGPPLTGKRSLALDILEEGTRTGEGAIIVTTKDGADRILKDFGKRVDYEQNPVSAIDCVTKQQGVGDVRDDERIKYTSSPVDMTGIGIKLSEVLQEFYQDRGLEQNRIVLHSLSTLLMYADLQTVFRFLHVFTGRIQSVGGLGLFVIDADAHDDRTMNTIKQLFDGIITTHEDAAPDIRLADH
- a CDS encoding CoA-binding protein, translating into MPITSDDELRTLFDYETIAVVGCSATPGKAAHDIPEYMQRHGYRVIPVNPFQDEILGEKAYDSLADVEEDIDIVDVFRPSSEAGGIVDDAIERANERGDIKAVWLQLGIRDDEAATRAEGAGLDFVQDKCYKNEHSRLID
- a CDS encoding PLP-dependent cysteine synthase family protein, whose translation is MTTHREPFDSVLDTIGETPLVRVHASPDEVPVYAKLESFNPGASVKDRIGKYMLEQMLESGELPEGGTVVEPTAGNTGIGLAVAAGQLGIRAVFVVPERFSVEKQTLMRALGADVVNTPTEDGMGGAIDRAHQLAEELDDAVVPQQFSNPLNPEAHYETTAPEIYDTLDNEVGALVAGCGTAGTLMGMARYGREHHEETFVTAVEPEGSLYSTLHDRDVEEAPYKTEGIGTHNPDTNELFDPELVDEIVQISDRDSHAEMQRLASEEGHLVASSAAANSLAALDVAERAAAGEIDLPYDSVVTVFPDSSERYLSKGIYGDFESWEG
- a CDS encoding DUF5798 family protein, whose product is MALGGTAKKLQKVAEMAEDVYKKLNELREQIVEVRETVNETEARVDRLEAENAEQRAILEAIAEEQGVDLDAAIAQAHISEAEDVQPDSVADSDDASDDADSAGDENASTDQ
- a CDS encoding ABC transporter permease; the protein is MGNPRFAIARRELGSLRKEKTIVLALAIQLFVAAFSSFLVVGLVSLYDPGAASYQVEVAITGDEDAVRDLLRAVASESGLDGRVYSSQSTAMTAFEERQVDAVLEASTGENGRIQVSAVAPDTGVETTAVVVRLRDALRELERNERADRRAFLSTNPLPVPVEIESSPYFGFTYTVLVPLLLFLPVFISGSLVVDSLTEEVARGTLELLRVAPVSFSAVVDGKLLAAGGLAPIQAVAWMLLLQLNGTGIDNVTWLFGLVAGLTAVVVTLGATVAITAPDRRTSQLLYSLGVLLVFAGTSLLPLNPANTAAKLALGTAGLGARAAVIGLVVVGLVSLVGLRVVVSRVDPNELG